A genomic segment from Pediococcus acidilactici encodes:
- the asnS gene encoding asparagine--tRNA ligase, producing MENTLVKSLYAQATHDEDVAVEVTGWLKTLRSSKKISFLEINDGSCIKNVQVIMENGLENYEEIKKAPIYTTLKVVGTVVDTPKAKQPFEIHATEIEVLGNSDSDYPLQKKHHTPEFLREQAHLRPRTNTFYAVFRIRSLAAFAIHEFLQKNNFVYVNTPLITSSDTEGAGEMFKVTTLDLNNVPKNEEGKVDSTKDFFKQPTNLTVSGQLNAEAFALAFRDVYTFGPAFRAEDSHTTRHAAEFWMVEPEMAFANLQDVINISEDMLKYVINYILENASDEIDFLNQNVDQELRARLEATRDADFAQITYTEAIDKLLAADQEFENKVEWGIDLQTEHERYLSEKVYQKPVFITDYPRDIKAFYMRENEDHKTVAAVDLLVPGIGELIGGSQREERLAKLNEKIKEFNLDPEEYKWYLELRKYGETEHSGFGIGFERLLMYVTGVENIRDVIPFPRTPGNASF from the coding sequence ATGGAAAATACGTTGGTTAAATCACTTTATGCGCAAGCAACGCATGATGAAGATGTAGCAGTAGAAGTAACGGGTTGGCTAAAGACGCTCCGTTCTTCCAAGAAAATTAGCTTTTTGGAAATTAACGACGGTTCCTGCATTAAAAATGTGCAGGTAATCATGGAAAATGGGTTGGAAAACTACGAAGAAATTAAGAAAGCTCCCATTTACACTACCTTAAAAGTAGTCGGAACGGTAGTGGATACTCCGAAAGCTAAACAACCGTTTGAAATTCACGCAACTGAAATTGAAGTTTTAGGTAACTCAGACAGTGACTACCCACTTCAAAAGAAGCACCACACACCGGAATTCTTACGTGAACAAGCACATTTGCGTCCCCGGACCAATACTTTCTACGCAGTTTTCCGGATTCGTTCGTTGGCAGCCTTTGCCATCCACGAATTCCTCCAAAAGAATAACTTTGTCTACGTTAACACTCCGTTGATTACTTCTAGTGATACGGAAGGTGCCGGTGAAATGTTTAAGGTAACTACTTTAGACCTTAACAACGTTCCAAAGAACGAAGAAGGCAAGGTTGATTCTACTAAGGATTTCTTCAAGCAACCAACTAATTTAACGGTTAGTGGCCAATTGAACGCGGAAGCATTTGCGTTGGCTTTCCGGGATGTTTATACTTTTGGTCCGGCTTTCCGTGCGGAAGATTCACACACTACGCGGCATGCCGCTGAATTCTGGATGGTTGAACCAGAAATGGCGTTCGCTAACTTACAAGACGTGATTAACATTTCCGAAGACATGTTGAAGTACGTGATTAACTATATTTTGGAAAATGCTTCCGATGAAATCGACTTCTTGAACCAAAACGTGGACCAAGAATTACGGGCCCGCTTGGAAGCAACTCGCGACGCCGATTTTGCTCAAATTACTTATACAGAAGCAATCGACAAGTTGTTAGCTGCTGACCAAGAATTCGAAAACAAAGTTGAATGGGGAATTGATCTCCAAACTGAACACGAGAGATATTTGAGTGAAAAAGTTTACCAAAAACCAGTGTTCATCACGGATTACCCACGCGACATCAAAGCCTTCTACATGCGGGAAAACGAAGACCACAAGACGGTTGCCGCAGTGGACTTATTAGTACCTGGCATTGGCGAATTGATCGGTGGTAGCCAACGTGAAGAACGGCTAGCTAAGTTGAACGAAAAGATTAAGGAATTTAACTTGGATCCTGAAGAATACAAGTGGTACCTTGAATTAAGAAAATATGGGGAAACGGAACACTCCGGATTTGGAATTGGTTTCGAAAGATTATTGATGTACGTTACTGGTGTGGAAAACATCCGCGACGTTATCCCATTCCCACGGACCCCGGGTAACGCTAGCTTCTAA
- a CDS encoding C69 family dipeptidase, whose product MLKTCTTILVGKNASLTGSTIIARNEDGADDSNAQRFVVVNPEDQSQPYHSVHSDLTIPLPDNPLRYTATPDADPTYGIWGAGGINSKNTAMTATETITTNARVLSVDPLVEKGLGEEDFLTLVLPYIETAKAGVLRLGKLLEEYGTYESNGIAFADREEVWYMETIGGHHWAAIRIPDDAYAIAPNRWNITDFDFDSADCLASADLPELIVKNQLNPDQKGLNLRHIFGSATIKDRYYNNPRAWYVHQFLDANFVGEPTDQDLPFINRATKKISVEDLKFLLSSHYQETPYDPYGETVPEKHFRPIGINRNLETHILELRNQVPDEIAGIHWLAFGPNTFNAMVPFYSNVTDTPACYRDTPTVVNTNYMYWISRVLALIGDGNFALYQDLQENFAQTVLQNVLRMQKETDRQAALTEKTLTSANQAMADFTLAQATKLLNDAINLGSRNMKLRFSLGD is encoded by the coding sequence ATGTTGAAAACTTGTACCACTATTTTAGTCGGTAAAAACGCTAGCCTGACGGGTTCTACCATCATTGCCCGTAACGAAGACGGCGCCGATGATTCTAACGCCCAACGGTTCGTGGTTGTTAACCCCGAAGATCAGTCCCAACCCTATCATTCTGTCCATAGTGATTTAACGATTCCCCTTCCCGACAATCCGCTCCGCTACACTGCCACGCCCGATGCCGACCCCACGTATGGCATTTGGGGTGCTGGCGGCATCAACAGTAAAAACACGGCGATGACCGCTACCGAAACCATTACTACTAACGCCCGAGTACTTAGCGTGGATCCGTTAGTCGAAAAGGGACTTGGCGAAGAGGATTTTCTTACGCTAGTTTTGCCGTATATCGAGACTGCCAAGGCGGGCGTCTTGCGCTTAGGTAAACTTTTAGAAGAATACGGCACTTACGAATCCAACGGAATTGCCTTTGCCGATCGCGAAGAAGTTTGGTATATGGAAACCATCGGAGGCCACCACTGGGCTGCAATCCGAATTCCCGACGATGCCTATGCAATTGCGCCGAACCGCTGGAACATCACCGATTTCGATTTTGATTCAGCTGATTGCCTAGCTTCTGCGGATCTCCCGGAACTCATTGTCAAAAATCAACTTAATCCGGATCAAAAAGGCCTTAATTTACGGCACATTTTTGGTAGCGCCACGATTAAAGACCGGTACTACAATAACCCCCGGGCTTGGTACGTCCACCAATTTTTGGATGCTAATTTTGTTGGGGAGCCTACCGACCAGGATTTGCCCTTCATTAATCGCGCAACCAAGAAAATTTCCGTGGAAGATTTGAAGTTTCTTTTGAGCTCACACTATCAAGAAACGCCCTACGATCCTTATGGTGAAACGGTGCCTGAGAAACATTTTCGGCCAATCGGCATCAATCGCAATCTAGAAACTCACATTCTAGAGCTACGCAACCAAGTTCCCGATGAAATCGCGGGAATTCATTGGCTAGCTTTTGGTCCCAACACGTTCAACGCCATGGTGCCGTTTTATAGTAACGTCACGGATACTCCGGCTTGCTACCGCGATACCCCAACGGTAGTGAATACCAACTACATGTACTGGATTAGCCGAGTGCTTGCTTTAATTGGAGACGGAAATTTTGCCCTCTACCAAGATTTACAGGAAAACTTTGCCCAAACGGTACTCCAAAACGTGCTAAGAATGCAAAAAGAAACGGATCGCCAAGCCGCGCTCACGGAAAAAACTTTAACGTCCGCTAACCAAGCAATGGCTGATTTCACCTTAGCCCAAGCTACTAAACTGCTTAACGATGCAATCAACCTCGGTTCTCGCAATATGAAGCTGCGGTTTTCGTTGGGGGATTAG
- a CDS encoding rhodanese-like domain-containing protein: protein MVKTIAMEDFYQKYPLTTAVLLDVREPDEFAAGHVAGARNFPLSQLSTRLAELDQATPYYVICRSGRRSANACGVLEVQGFDATNVAGGMLAWPGKVEKD from the coding sequence ATGGTTAAAACAATTGCAATGGAAGATTTTTACCAAAAATATCCGCTAACTACCGCTGTTTTATTGGACGTGCGGGAGCCGGACGAATTTGCGGCTGGGCACGTGGCGGGGGCGCGTAATTTTCCCTTAAGCCAACTGTCCACCCGGTTAGCCGAATTAGACCAAGCGACCCCATACTACGTGATCTGCCGTTCGGGAAGACGTTCAGCAAACGCGTGCGGGGTACTCGAAGTCCAAGGCTTTGATGCAACCAACGTAGCCGGCGGAATGCTAGCTTGGCCAGGAAAAGTGG